The following proteins come from a genomic window of Diorhabda carinulata isolate Delta chromosome X, icDioCari1.1, whole genome shotgun sequence:
- the LOC130900925 gene encoding E3 ubiquitin-protein ligase Mdm2-like encodes MSELKLKMSAAVDTSNVSWKKRKHPGDPSRELKIEMKRPRYYYYRLASESSRGSEEDTESVYSVQDHETDVAKDTTDTDSKSDDNEDIELIEYEVASLSEGSVSSGSTASETDDQVIFAAAIEAICDSSIETWITDGEESDSSSFENTSINTLGFVTCVQCKSINDNPLYRYCEKCFQNRKKFYPPRPRGNKKSKKKVDDPVKLDTLRSCLSGLSSLDSGVGSSQECPPLDLDQIVVPDKHLKSGMSISDVGDLLLKENAAEEHGSKSKRKRQASESSLSDFDVKKRKLSSPSNENSVIKSDENIKFEISQNENAAVTSENDQLSNQTSETSELCIICNGAPKNSIFIHTNIAHQCCCYKCAKRTLRTTKRCPICNRYVNKVLKLFTA; translated from the exons ATGTccgaattaaaattaaaaatgtctgCAGCAGTAGATACGAGTAATG TTTCCTGGAAAAAACGCAAACACCCTGGTGATCCATCTAGggaattgaaaatagaaatgaaaagaCCGAGATATTATTATTACAGGCTTGCTAGTGAAAGCTCAAGAGGCTCGGAGGAAGACACTGAAAGCGTCTATAGTGTTCAGGATCACGAAACTG aCGTGGCAAAGGATACAACAGATACTGATTCAAAGTCTGATGATAATGAAGACATTGAATTGATAGAATATGAGGTTGCCAGTCTATCTGAAGGCAGTGTGTCTTCAGGATCCACTGCTAGTGAAACGGAT GATCAGGTGATTTTCGCGGCTGCTATTGAAGCTATTTGCGATTCTTCTATTGAAACCTGGATAACAGATGGAGAAGAATCTGATAGTAGCTCGTTTGAGAATACGAGCATAAATACGTTGGGATTTGTGACTTGTGTTCAATGCAAATCTATTAATGACAATCCTCTTTATagatattgtgaaaaatgttttcag aatcgTAAGAAGTTTTATCCGCCGAGACCGAGAGGTAacaagaaatcgaaaaaaaaggTCGATGATCCTGTGAAATTGGACACTTTGAGGTCCTGTCTAAGCGGATTGTCGTCTTTAGATTCAGGTGTAGGATCGAGTCAGGAATGTCCTCCGTTGGATTTGGACCAGATCGTTGTACCAGATAAGCATCTTAAATCAg GTATGTCAATTAGTGATGTAGGCGATTTATTACTGAAGGAAAATGCTGCCGAGGAACACGGAAGTAAATCGAAACGTAAAAGACAAGCTTCCGAAAGTAGTTTATCCGATTTCgatgtaaaaaaaagaaaattatcgaGTCCGTCTAACGAAAATTCCGTTATAAAAAgcgatgaaaatataaaattcgaaatttcacaaaatgaaaatgCCGCGGTAACTTCGGAAAACGATCAATTATCGAATCAAACATCGGAAACGTCGGAATTGTGTATAATATGCAACGGCGCCCCTAAAAATAGCATATTCATACATACGAATATAGCTCACCAGTGCTGCTGTTATAAATGTGCCAAAAGGACTTTACGTACCACTAAAAGATGTCCGATTTGTAATCGATACGTTAATaaagtattgaaattatttacagcttag
- the LOC130900923 gene encoding thymosin beta isoform X2, which yields MSCTVPAAPAPPALKDLPKVADDLKTQLEGFKPSNLKNADTQEKVVLPSAEDVAAEKTEKALIEGIERFDTSKLKHTLTQEKNPLPDKEAVQLEKTHQTLLNGVEHFDKSTMKHTETEEKVVLPDKEVIEQEKGQKNLISGIENFDNSKLKHAETLEKNPLPTKEIIDQEKSA from the exons ATGTCTTGCACCGTACCAGCTGCTCCAGCTCCTCCAGCTCTTAAAGACCTCCCGAAAGTAGCCGACGATCTAAAAACTCAATTAGAAGGTTTCAAACCCAGCAATTTAAAAAACGCCGATACACAAGAAAAAGTTGTTCTTCCATCCGCCGAag atgTGGCCGCGGAAAAAACCGAAAAAGCTTTAATCGAAGGCATCGAACGTTTCGACACCAGCAAATTGAAGCACACGTTAACGCAAGAGAAAAATCCTTTACCGGATAAAGAAG CCGTCCAACTAGAAAAAACACATCAAACACTCCTAAATGGCGTTGAACATTTCGACAAAAGTACAATGAAACACACGGAAACCGAGGAAAAAGTAGTTCTACCCGATAAAGAAG TCATTGAACAAGAAAAAGGccaaaaaaatctgatttcTGGTATTGAAAACTTCGACAATTCCAAATTGAAACACGcggaaactttggaaaaaaatccCCTACCCACCAAGGAGATCATTGATCAAGAAAAGAGCgcttaa
- the LOC130900923 gene encoding thymosin beta isoform X4, whose product MSCTVPAAPAPPALKDLPKVADDLKTQLEGFKPSNLKNADTQEKVVLPSAEDVAAEKTEKALIEGIERFDTSKLKHTLTQEKNPLPDKEVIEQEKGQKNLISGIENFDNSKLKHAETLEKNPLPTKEIIDQEKSA is encoded by the exons ATGTCTTGCACCGTACCAGCTGCTCCAGCTCCTCCAGCTCTTAAAGACCTCCCGAAAGTAGCCGACGATCTAAAAACTCAATTAGAAGGTTTCAAACCCAGCAATTTAAAAAACGCCGATACACAAGAAAAAGTTGTTCTTCCATCCGCCGAag atgTGGCCGCGGAAAAAACCGAAAAAGCTTTAATCGAAGGCATCGAACGTTTCGACACCAGCAAATTGAAGCACACGTTAACGCAAGAGAAAAATCCTTTACCGGATAAAGAAG TCATTGAACAAGAAAAAGGccaaaaaaatctgatttcTGGTATTGAAAACTTCGACAATTCCAAATTGAAACACGcggaaactttggaaaaaaatccCCTACCCACCAAGGAGATCATTGATCAAGAAAAGAGCgcttaa
- the LOC130900923 gene encoding thymosin beta isoform X3 → MSCTVPAAPAPPALKDLPKVADDLKTQLEGFKPSNLKNADTQEKVVLPSAEDVAQERTHNALMDGVENFQTSKLKRTDTKEKIVLPNAQDVAAEKTEKALIEGIERFDTSKLKHTLTQEKNPLPDKEVIEQEKGQKNLISGIENFDNSKLKHAETLEKNPLPTKEIIDQEKSA, encoded by the exons ATGTCTTGCACCGTACCAGCTGCTCCAGCTCCTCCAGCTCTTAAAGACCTCCCGAAAGTAGCCGACGATCTAAAAACTCAATTAGAAGGTTTCAAACCCAGCAATTTAAAAAACGCCGATACACAAGAAAAAGTTGTTCTTCCATCCGCCGAag ATGTAGCGCAGGAACGTACCCACAACGCTCTTATGGACGGTGTGGAAAATTTCCAAACGTCTAAGCTCAAAAGAACAGACACCAAAGAGAAGATAGTGTTACCTAATGCACAAG atgTGGCCGCGGAAAAAACCGAAAAAGCTTTAATCGAAGGCATCGAACGTTTCGACACCAGCAAATTGAAGCACACGTTAACGCAAGAGAAAAATCCTTTACCGGATAAAGAAG TCATTGAACAAGAAAAAGGccaaaaaaatctgatttcTGGTATTGAAAACTTCGACAATTCCAAATTGAAACACGcggaaactttggaaaaaaatccCCTACCCACCAAGGAGATCATTGATCAAGAAAAGAGCgcttaa
- the LOC130900923 gene encoding thymosin beta isoform X1 — MSCTVPAAPAPPALKDLPKVADDLKTQLEGFKPSNLKNADTQEKVVLPSAEDVAQERTHNALMDGVENFQTSKLKRTDTKEKIVLPNAQDVAAEKTEKALIEGIERFDTSKLKHTLTQEKNPLPDKEAVQLEKTHQTLLNGVEHFDKSTMKHTETEEKVVLPDKEVIEQEKGQKNLISGIENFDNSKLKHAETLEKNPLPTKEIIDQEKSA, encoded by the exons ATGTCTTGCACCGTACCAGCTGCTCCAGCTCCTCCAGCTCTTAAAGACCTCCCGAAAGTAGCCGACGATCTAAAAACTCAATTAGAAGGTTTCAAACCCAGCAATTTAAAAAACGCCGATACACAAGAAAAAGTTGTTCTTCCATCCGCCGAag ATGTAGCGCAGGAACGTACCCACAACGCTCTTATGGACGGTGTGGAAAATTTCCAAACGTCTAAGCTCAAAAGAACAGACACCAAAGAGAAGATAGTGTTACCTAATGCACAAG atgTGGCCGCGGAAAAAACCGAAAAAGCTTTAATCGAAGGCATCGAACGTTTCGACACCAGCAAATTGAAGCACACGTTAACGCAAGAGAAAAATCCTTTACCGGATAAAGAAG CCGTCCAACTAGAAAAAACACATCAAACACTCCTAAATGGCGTTGAACATTTCGACAAAAGTACAATGAAACACACGGAAACCGAGGAAAAAGTAGTTCTACCCGATAAAGAAG TCATTGAACAAGAAAAAGGccaaaaaaatctgatttcTGGTATTGAAAACTTCGACAATTCCAAATTGAAACACGcggaaactttggaaaaaaatccCCTACCCACCAAGGAGATCATTGATCAAGAAAAGAGCgcttaa